The genomic DNA ggttctagccaatgatacggctgctgcccctccccacgcagatcacgcagactcaatccagctgagagggtcttctctacagctggcctggtTGTGACCCGCCTCTCCTCTGAgtagacatgctcatattctgaAAGAACAATGAGTATTGAATAGCTGCATTCTGTGCATAGGCCCTGTTACAGGTTGTTGATCTCTGTCGTCATGGGTTACGTTACCCTAACCCGTTATGTTGTTCGTGTTTGATCCCTCTTTCATTTAAAAGAGGGAgttatgttttaagcatgaaagctgtaggcctatcgcTGTCAGCTGTTcacactgtgatcaccagttcaatacatttgacaaattcaacTTGGTTTCTAAACTTATTTGAagtatttattagttttttgtgaacattgttcccacattttattttatttttataggatatgtacattttttgagggtcgaatattcgaatataaattttctttcaaattcccatccctagtttGTAATTGATTATCTCTTCTGGAAATGGTCCGTTGGGAGTGGTTTACTGTATTTAGTCCACCTGTTCTCTGCGTGACGAAGACGGTGAGCTGGCTCGGATATTTTCTGTGGACTTTATGGTCCAGCTTTATGGTTTGTTTTATTAAACGACTTTAAACTCAACGTCAGCGCAGCCTCTTTCTTTGGAACACATCACAGCAATGGGCCAGACTTAGCCTCATAGCAACTTTATTTATCGGGAGTTTAGTCGCTACACTgatattgtatttttttttttaaataaatcggACGAGGAAAATAATGATGTAGTATTGATAAAAGATGATGCTAGTTATAGTCCTTGTCTCCATTTGAACTCTCTTGTGTCCTCTGTGTGTACAGGTGGCTGTTTGGAGAGGTCACCTGTCAGCTGTACGCCATGTGTGGAGTTCTGTTTGGTCTCTGCAGCCTGACCAACCTCACGGCCCTCTCCCTAGTGTGCTGCCTTAAAGTCTGCTTCCCCAACCACGGTGAGAGGGGCACACACACGACTaactgatgttttatttatttaacagggacatgaatcaacatttctgtaaattGTAGATGGGATCGATCATGATACTACAACTACGAGCGAAAAGAAATGACAACAATAACCGCAAAGCGTCTTTTTCTATCTCCTGTCCGTCAGGTAACAAGTTCTCGTCGTCACACGCCCGCCTCCTGGTGGTCGGGGTGTGGTGTTACGCCTCAGTGTTTGCCGTGGGGCCCCTGGCGCAGTGGGGCCGATACAGTGCTGAACCGTACGGCACAGCCTGCTGCATCGACTGGAAGGCACCCAACGACGAGCTCTCGGCTTTGTCTTACATCGTCTGCCTCTTCCTGTTCTGCTACGCTCTGCCCTGCACCGTCATCTTCCTCTCCTACACCTTCATCCTGCTGACGGTGCGGGGGTCGCGTCAGGCCGTGCAGCAGCATGTGTCCCCCCCTCAGACGAGGACCGCCAACGCACACTCTCTCATTGTCAAggtcagagggtgtgtgtgtgtgtgtgtgtgtgtgtgtgtgtgtgtgtgtgtgtgtgtgtgtgtgcgcgtgcgcgtgtgtgtgtgcgtgcgtgtgtgtgtgcgtgtgcgtgtgtgtgtgtgtgtgtgtgtgtgtgactgactgactgactgactgtgtgtgtgtgtgtgtgtgtgtgtgtgtgtgtgtgtgtgtgtgtgtgtgtgtgtgtgtgtgtgtgtgtgtgtgtgtgtgtgtgtgtgcctgtgactgtctctctgtgtgtgtgtgtgtgtgtgtgtgtgtgtgtgtgtgtgtgtgtgtgtgcgcgcgtgtgcgtgtgtgtgtgtgtgtgtgtgtgtgtgtgtgtgtgtgtgtgtgtgtgtgtgtgtgtgtgactgtctgtgtgtgtgtgtgtgtgtgtgtgtgtgtgtgtgtgtgtgtgtgtgtgtgtgtgtgtgtgtgtgtgtgtgtgtgtgtgtgtgtgactgactgactgactgactgactgtgtgtgtgtgtgtgtgtgtgtgtgtgtgtgtgtgtgtgtgtgtgtgtgtgtgtgtgcctgtctctctgtgtgtgtgtgcgtgcgtgcgtgcgtgcgtgcgtgcgtgcgtgtgtgtgtgtgtgtgtgtgtgtgtgtgtgtgtgtgtgcgtgggtgtgtgtgtgtgtgtgtgtgtgtgactgactgactgactgactgtctatgtgtgtgtgtgtgtgtgtgtgtgtgtgtgtgtgtgtgtgtgtgtgtgtgtgtgtgtgtgtgtctgtgtgtgtgtgtgtgtgtgtgtgtgcgcgcgtgtgtgtgtgtgtgtgtgtgtgcgcgcgcgcgcctatgactgtctgtgtgtgtgtgtgtgtgtgtgtgtgtgtctgtgtgtgtgtgtgtgtgtgtgtgtgtgtgtgtgtgtgtatgactgtctgtgtgtgtgtgtatgtgtgtgtgtgtgtgtgtgtgtgtgtgtgtgtgtgcgtgtgtgtgcgtgcgtgcgtgtgcgtgcgtgtgtgcgtgcgtgcgtgtgcgtgcgtgtgtgtgtgtgcgtgtgtgtgtgtgtgcgtgtgtgtgtcgctTCAATATGTCTAGCTGCAGGTTCTGCTTTAAGCAGGGTATCAGAGCTCGGTACCTGATCTGTTTAAATGTTGCTTTGCATAAGCAGTTTACGGAGTGAGTGTCTGTGTAATCACAGTTCACTTCGGATGCTTCTACCCTGGTTACTTTGAGCAGAGCATCTCCTTTAAGCTACGAACGCAAGTTAAGTATATTATTTGCATCACTCTTAACAGAATGATATGTATCTTACACAACCTAACTTACACACAGTCAGAAATAGGTTTGCTTTGTTTTAATAAAGTCCACACACAGTCTTCTGGACCCATCCATCGAACCGTAACTCCTCCAAACTCCTGACTTACGCCTATGCTCCTGTGGTAATGACTGAGACCAGTAGTAATCGTCGCCTCACACGGACCCAGCACGCTGATAGAGCACAGCCTGAGCCCATTAGTAGGTAGAGGGGCCATTTATTCAGCTGGTAATACATGAAGCAAAGGTGCTATAGACGTTTTGCACtacttattattttgtatttcattATATACGTTGCATTGCTGGAGGAGCTCCGGTCAGAAGAACTTCATTGCCATTTCTCCCCACAGCTGTCAGTCGCAGTGTGTATCGGCTTCCTGGGGTCCTGGTCTCCGTATGCCATCGTGGCCATGTGGGCAGCGTTCGGAGACGCCACGCTGGTTCCTCCTGAGGCCTTTGCCATCGCCGCCGTGTGTGCCAAGTCTTCCACCATCTACAACCCTCTGGTCTACCTGCTGTGTAAGCCTAACTTTCGCGAGTGCCTCTACAGAGACACGTCTATGTTACGAAAGAGGATCTACAGGGGAAGTCCGATGTTAGAACCCAAAGAGCGCTTGGTATCGGCCTCGCAGCGGAACAAGGACGTGAGCCTCTCCACGCGCTTCTCTAACGGGCAGCAGGAGAGCTACGGGGCGCTTCTGCACTGCACTGAGTCTGCAGCGCCGGGACATGTGGACGCATGCAATCTGACTGCCTCCCCCTTCAGAGAGGTGACGGTCTGCCAGCTCTCCTCCAAACCACAGGCTGAACTCGTCTAGTGGGCAAAGCAGAGAGGGCAGGTGCTTGGAAAGATAGAGGGAACACACACAGGTTGTAATGCCCACAAGACTTTAAAGAAAACAAGACCGCAGACTTGCATGGACCTTTAATGGAATACTTTCTTATTTTTATTGCCAGAGATTCAAGAACAACATGATGCTTTACTTGTTAGAcggttttatccaaagcgactaacacactcagtactgtggacaatccccacaggagcagtttggggtgaagcgtctcagggacacaacgacatgctgactgcagtggggtttgaacctgtgctccaacgcactatccactgcgccacacgcctccctactgcagacatgtgtgtgtgagtcgtcTTGACGCCTACGTCTCTGTCGGCGTGTGTCCTGTTCGATTGGAGCAAAGAGTGTGACGTAATATTTCCTTTGATGATAAACCGCGTATTACCCGGGCCAGGACTTCCTCCTCTCTGCGCCGCTTATTGTTTACAGTCCGATTAACAACTGGAGATGCAAGACTGAAGCCGAAGTCTCAGCTCTATAAAAAGATATCTACATATGGGGGCAGATAAATAAAAAGGAAGCGCATGAAAAGAAAAATCTTAGCCAAAGGGTTTTCAGATTATATTCATGCCGACACATTCCTCCTCTTTCCACACGGACACATTCCTCCTCTTTCCACACGGACACATTCCTCCTCTTTCCACACGGACTGTTTACCTGCATGCAACCAAAGCCTGCCTGAATGTGATTGGTCGATACTAATCGGACTACAAAAGGACAACAACAGGACTACAATTTGAAACCAGGATGCTTCAGATACCAAAAGTCATGTTGCCTATCATTTGCGGAGGTATTAACAACCTACATGATggaggtaccccccccccccccatatagGCTGGAATATGGATGTTTGAAACCGGTGAGTCCATTGGAACAGAGTCATTCTGACAGCTTCTGCTTTCTGTTATTTCCTTTCTCTTGTTGGCCGCTTTAAGCCTCCAGGGGAACATTATTTGATGCTAAAAATAAAGCTTTGGATGGAGTCTTATTTCCACGTTGCCgtagcctgcggtcgctctccTACTGTACACTGCCAGATAAAACCCCCCCACACTACAGGTGTCCAGGTGATCAAATAATATGTTCGTTATTACTGTACCTAGCTGTGATCAAGCAAATCAATATTTTCCTAAttgataataattataataagtaAATAAAATGTCTTTATTACGGTTGATATTTGAATAATAGGACAGACCTTTAAATGCATCTGCATATTGGAATACTGCCCTTATTGTTTGTCTCGTACTGTAAGAATATGTTCTTGTGCCAATGTGTTACATTTCATCGATTACACTTTTGGGATGTCTGACAGACGGCTCGCTTTCAGTCAAGACAGACCACGGAGAGCCTTTTGCTGGGAGACCGT from Pseudochaenichthys georgianus unplaced genomic scaffold, fPseGeo1.2 scaffold_480_arrow_ctg1, whole genome shotgun sequence includes the following:
- the LOC117442820 gene encoding opsin-5-like, with amino-acid sequence MGNASDTSAVFASTISKEHDILMGSLYGVFCVLSLVGNCILLLVGHHKRSTLKPAEFFIINLSISDLGMTLSLFPLAIPSAFKHRWLFGEVTCQLYAMCGVLFGLCSLTNLTALSLVCCLKVCFPNHGNKFSSSHARLLVVGVWCYASVFAVGPLAQWGRYSAEPYGTACCIDWKAPNDELSALSYIVCLFLFCYALPCTVIFLSYTFILLTVRGSRQAVQQHVSPPQTRTANAHSLIVKLSVAVCIGFLGSWSPYAIVAMWAAFGDATLVPPEAFAIAAVCAKSSTIYNPLVYLLCKPNFRECLYRDTSMLRKRIYRGSPMLEPKERLVSASQRNKDVSLSTRFSNGQQESYGALLHCTESAAPGHVDACNLTASPFREVTVCQLSSKPQAELV